Proteins encoded together in one Bos indicus x Bos taurus breed Angus x Brahman F1 hybrid chromosome 28, Bos_hybrid_MaternalHap_v2.0, whole genome shotgun sequence window:
- the SLC18A3 gene encoding vesicular acetylcholine transporter, translating into MEPEAPAGQAPAAASKLSEAVGAALQDPRRQRRLVLVIVCVALFLDNMLYMVIVPIVPYYVHAASEKPTPTPSPTPPTPTNASAVTVNTSEPPTAAMPAKSIVKPQHPRDNEDVKIGVLFASKAILQLLVNPLSGTFIDRMSYDLPLLLGLGVLFASTVMFAFAEDYATLFAARSLQGLGSAFADTSGIAMIADKYPEEPERSRALGLALAFISFGSLVAPPFGGFLHEFAGKSAPFLVLAAVSLFDALLLLVVAKPFSAAARARANLPVGTPIHRLMLDPYIAVVAGALTTCNIPLAFLEPTIATWMERTMAASEWEAGIAWLPAFVPHVLGVYLTVRLAARYPHLQWLYGAFGLAVIGASSCLVPACRSFAPLVISLCGLCFGIALVDTALLPTLAFLVDVRHVSVYGSVYAIADISYCVAYALGPIVAGHIVHSLGFAQLSLGMGLANLLYAPVLLLLRNVGLLKRSRSERDVLLDEPPQGLYDAVRLRERPMSDREGAPRSPPGPFDACEEDDYDYYTRS; encoded by the coding sequence atggaacCGGAGGCCCCGGCGGGTCAGGCCCCGGCGGCAGCCAGCAAGCTGTCGGAGGCGGTGGGCGCGGCACTGCAAGATCCCCGGCGGCAGCGGCGTTTGGTGCTGGTCATCGTGTGCGTGGCGCTATTCCTGGACAACATGTTATATATGGTCATCGTGCCCATCGTGCCCTACTACGTGCACGCGGCCAGCGAGAAGCCCACCCCGACCCCCAGCCCAACGCCGCCCACTCCGACCAACGCCAGTGCCGTCACGGTCAACACCTCAGAGCCCCCGACGGCTGCTATGCCGGCCAAGTCTATTGTGAAGCCCCAACACCCCAGGGACAACGAGGACGTGAAGATCGGGGTGCTGTTTGCCTCCAAGGCCATCCTGCAGCTGCTGGTGAACCCCCTGAGTGGGACCTTCATCGACCGCATGAGCTATGACTTGCCACTGCTTCTGGGCCTGGGCGTACTGTTCGCCTCTACGGTGATGTTTGCCTTCGCGGAGGACTACGCGACGCTCTTCGCTGCACGCAGCCTGCAGGGTCTTGGCTCAGCTTTCGCGGATACGTCTGGCATTGCCATGATTGCAGACAAGTATCCGGAGGAGCCAGAGCGCAGCCGCGCCCTGGGCTTGGCGCTGGCCTTCATCAGCTTCGGAAGCCTAGTGGCGCCGCCCTTCGGAGGGTTCCTCCACGAGTTCGCCGGAAAGTCTGCGCCCTTTCTGGTGCTCGCCGCCGTTTCGCTGTTCGACGCCCTATTGCTGCTGGTGGTGGCCAAACCCTTCTCGGCCGCGGCGCGGGCGCGAGCCAACCTGCCAGTGGGCACGCCCATCCACCGCCTCATGCTGGACCCCTACATCGCAGTGGTGGCAGGCGCGCTCACCACCTGCAACATCCCCCTCGCCTTTCTGGAGCCCACCATCGCCACGTGGATGGAACGTACGATGGCAGCATCCGAGTGGGAGGCAGGCATAGCCTGGCTGCCGGCCTTCGTACCGCACGTGCTAGGCGTCTACCTCACCGTGCGACTGGCGGCGCGCTACCCACACCTGCAGTGGCTGTATGGCGCCTTTGGGCTGGCGGTGATCGGCGCCAGCTCGTGCCTGGTGCCTGCCTGCCGCTCCTTCGCACCGCTAGTGATCTCGCTCTGCGGCCTGTGCTTCGGCATTGCGCTAGTGGACACCGCGCTGCTGCCCACTCTCGCCTTTCTTGTGGACGTGCGCCACGTCTCGGTCTATGGCAGCGTCTACGCCATTGCCGACATCTCCTATTGCGTGGCCTATGCGCTTGGGCCCATCGTGGCGGGCCACATCGTGCACTCGCTTGGCTTTGCACAGCTTAGCCTTGGCATGGGCCTGGCCAACCTGCTCTATGCGCccgtcctgctgctgctgcgcaACGTGGGCCTCCTGAAGCGCTCCCGCTCGGAGCGGGACGTGCTGCTGGATGAGCCACCGCAGGGTCTGTATGACGCTGTGCGCCTGCGGGAGCGCCCCATGTCCGACCGGGAAGGCGCGCCTCGCAGCCCGCCCGGCCCCTTTGACGCCTGCGAGGAGGACGACTACGATTACTACACGCGCAGCTAg